In the Azospirillum humicireducens genome, GGACGGACCTCGCTTGAGACCAGCTTGTCCTTGGTCTGGCTGGAGAATTTCGGATCCGGAACCTTCACCGACAGGACACAGGTCAGGCCTTCACGGGCGTCGTCGCCCGACAGGTTGACCTTCTCCTTCTTGGCGATGCCGGATTCGGTCGCATAGTTGTTGATGGCGCGGGTCAGCGCGGCGCGGAAGCCGGCAAGATGGGTGCCGCCGTCCTTCTGCGGGATGTTGTTGGTGAAGCACAGCGTCGTCTCGTGGTAGCTGTCGTTCCACTGCAGCGCGCATTCCACCGTCACCACGCCGCCATGTTCGGTCGGGCGCTCGTTCTTCAGGGTGATCGCCGGTTTGTGCAGCGGCGTCTTGGAACGGTCGAGCCAGTTGACGAAGGCTTCCAGGCCGCCTTCGTAATGCAGGTCCTGCACCTTCGGCTCCACCCCGCGCGCGTCGGTCAGAACCAGACGGACGCCGGAGTTGAGGAAGGCCAGTTCGCGCAGCCGGTGTTCCAGCGTGGCGTAGTCGAACTCGATGTTGGTGAAGGTCTCGGCCGAGGGCATGAAGGTAACTTCGGTGCCCGACAGCTGCTTGCCCTTCTCCGGCACCATCGGCGCCTCGCCGACATCGGCCAGCGGCGCCTCGGCGACGCCGTGGCGGAAGCGCATGGTCCAGGTGCGGCCGCCGCGCCAGATGCGGAGATCCAGCGTTTCGGACAGGGCGTTCACCACCGAGACGCCGACGCCGTGCAGGCCGCCGGACACCTTGTAGCTGTTCTGGTTGAACTTGCCGCCGGCATGCAGCTGGGTCATCACGACCTCGGCCGCCGAGACGCCTTCCTCCGAATGGATGTCGGTCGGGATGCCGCGGCCGTTGTCGCGCACCGTGACCGATCCGTCGGCGTTCAGCAGAACCTCGACCTTGTCGCAATAGCCGGCCAGCGCCTCGTCGATGGCGTTGTCGACCACCTCGTACACCATATGGTGCAGGCCGGACCCGTCGTCGGTGTCGCCGATGTACATGCCGGGGCGTTTGCGCACGGCATCGAGCCCGCGCAGAACGGTGATCGACTCCGCCCCGTAGTCCGCCTGCTGGGGCTCCGACTGCGGGAGGTCGTTCTTCAGTGCTTCCTGTGCCATGCGTCGACTATAACAGATTCGGTTGCGGGTTCGGCGGTTTAGCGTGCGTCGGCATGCTTTTTTTCCGGGATTTTTCCCGGATTTCCACCCCTATCCGGGGCGGATGTGGGCGTCTTCGATGCGGAACCGGCGTGCGTCGTCGCCGAGCGGGTCGAAAACCCCCTCGTCGGTCCCGGTCATCCAGGCCTGGGCGCCCAAAGCCAGGATTTCGCCGAACAGCGCGGCGCGCCGGCCGGGGTCGAGATGGGCGGCCACCTCGTCCAGCAGAAGGATGGGAGCCGCCCCGCGTTCGGCCGCCAGCAGCCGGGCGTTGGCCAGCACGATGGCGATCAGCAGCGCCTTCTGTTCGCCGGTGGAACAGAGCGCCGCTGGCATGTCCTTGGCCGCATGGCGGACGGCGAGGTCGCTCTTGTGCGGTCCCACCGTGGCGCCTCCGGCATCGGCATCGGTGCGGCGGCCGATGCGCAAGCTGTCGCGCAGCGCATCCTCCGCCGCCAGGGCCGGACCCTCGTCCAGCCAGCGCTCAACCGTGCCGGCGACGGTGAGGTCGGCGCCGGGGAAGGGACCGACCGAGCGGGCACAGGCGGCGCGCAGCCGCTGCACCACCTCGCGCCGCGCGGCGGCGACGGCGATGCCGGTGGTCGCCATCTGGTCCTCCAGCGCGCCGAGCCAACCCTCGTCGAAGCGGCCGTCGCGCAGCAGCCGGGCACGTTCGCGCAGGGCATGTT is a window encoding:
- the recF gene encoding DNA replication/repair protein RecF (All proteins in this family for which functions are known are DNA-binding proteins that assist the filamentation of RecA onto DNA for the initiation of recombination or recombinational repair.); protein product: MSGGTPVAAAPLTPALAVRRMTLTRFRGYESARLEPDRRPVALIGPNGAGKTNLLEAVSFLAPGRGIRGARLAEVERLGSPPGAGWAVAAMLDTPLGPVEIGTGREPHDGNRQGGGRTSERDRRLVRIDGHPAKGQTALADHVAMVWLTPQMDRLFLEGSSGRRRFLDRLVFGFDPAHAGRLSRYEHALRERARLLRDGRFDEGWLGALEDQMATTGIAVAAARREVVQRLRAACARSVGPFPGADLTVAGTVERWLDEGPALAAEDALRDSLRIGRRTDADAGGATVGPHKSDLAVRHAAKDMPAALCSTGEQKALLIAIVLANARLLAAERGAAPILLLDEVAAHLDPGRRAALFGEILALGAQAWMTGTDEGVFDPLGDDARRFRIEDAHIRPG